From a region of the Acinetobacter larvae genome:
- a CDS encoding Holliday junction resolvase-like protein: protein MSVWVAMAIGLVIGMILTTIMLNGTRNGRIKAEYEQYIAELERDHQQALIVAQKKSVNTSRAVLKGKMAEQLAPLLPEFPYLPSDAKFMGDPVDYIVFDGYSDFRDGDGAAEDIEVVLIDIKSGTARLTKGQQAIAQAVAEGRVRFETIRIDFAD from the coding sequence ATGTCAGTTTGGGTGGCCATGGCGATCGGTTTAGTGATCGGGATGATATTGACCACAATAATGTTAAATGGTACACGGAATGGTCGCATAAAAGCGGAATACGAGCAATATATAGCCGAGTTGGAACGTGATCACCAGCAGGCATTGATTGTGGCACAGAAAAAAAGTGTCAATACCAGTCGGGCAGTTTTAAAAGGTAAAATGGCTGAGCAATTGGCTCCGTTATTACCGGAATTTCCCTATTTACCTAGTGATGCCAAATTTATGGGGGATCCGGTCGATTATATTGTTTTTGATGGCTATAGCGATTTTAGAGATGGTGATGGCGCTGCAGAAGATATAGAGGTGGTATTGATTGACATTAAGAGTGGTACTGCACGTCTGACCAAAGGCCAACAGGCAATCGCTCAGGCGGTTGCTGAGGGGCGAGTACGCTTTGAGACCATTCGTATAGATTTTGCTGACTGA
- a CDS encoding ParA family protein, which translates to MKTILIANQKGGCGKTITAITLSTALAQKRYKVALADADNQKSALQWLKQRPSDCAPIQSLNWSQEKAIGDAPKNLDYLIIDAPGALHGEHAEQLIAECDAIVIPLQPSFFDIDSTRRFLKHIQNIKRIRKGKVEIYLIANRVKSNSASSKIIQEFFEKVEQQPTAWISERSLYGQLAAQGLSIFDKTQKNAYQLQQQWQPLLNVLIDDPTTWF; encoded by the coding sequence ATGAAGACGATACTTATTGCCAATCAAAAAGGCGGCTGCGGAAAAACCATAACGGCAATCACGCTTTCGACAGCACTCGCCCAAAAGCGTTATAAGGTGGCATTAGCAGATGCCGATAACCAAAAATCTGCGCTACAGTGGCTGAAGCAGCGACCGTCGGACTGTGCCCCCATTCAGAGCTTGAATTGGAGCCAAGAAAAAGCCATTGGTGATGCGCCTAAAAACTTAGATTATTTGATTATCGATGCACCGGGTGCGTTACATGGTGAGCATGCCGAGCAGCTGATTGCCGAATGCGATGCCATAGTCATTCCTTTACAGCCTTCATTCTTCGATATCGACAGTACCCGACGATTCTTAAAGCATATACAGAATATCAAGCGCATTCGTAAAGGTAAGGTCGAGATCTACTTGATTGCCAACCGTGTTAAAAGCAATAGTGCCAGCAGTAAAATCATTCAAGAGTTTTTTGAGAAAGTAGAGCAGCAACCAACTGCTTGGATTTCTGAACGCAGCCTATATGGGCAACTGGCGGCACAAGGTTTAAGTATTTTTGACAAAACCCAAAAAAATGCCTACCAACTGCAACAGCAATGGCAACCCTTGTTAAATGTTTTAATTGATGATCCAACCACTTGGTTTTAA
- a CDS encoding AI-2E family transporter — MQNTFSSLQRILLLGLLVILVILGYDILKYFIVPVLWASIITYMTWPLYKYILRCCGEHRPNLSASIMLTLVILVVGLPLIITIFMLQQEGRHLYLNLEQQLSSGDLNLPAFILQLPVIGPEVARIMEQINAEPGSLSQTIATWLQGHLSYGKAVVNEISRNLIKLFFVLLTLFFFYRDGKTILQQVSQALENIIGPRVHHYLDTISETTRAVVYGVGLTAIAQALLAGLSYFVAGVPNPTVLTLVTFLFALIPFGTPFAYGAVSLWLFSQGQTIESIGVMLWGIGIVSTADNVIRPIVISGATRIPFILIMFGVLGGIASFGFVGLFIGPVILAILLAIWREWLHEKRESMQVPKTTLLYDDENDA; from the coding sequence GTGCAAAATACTTTTTCATCTTTACAGCGTATTTTATTACTTGGCTTGCTCGTCATTTTAGTCATTTTGGGCTACGACATTCTCAAGTACTTTATCGTTCCCGTATTGTGGGCCAGCATTATTACCTACATGACTTGGCCGCTATATAAATATATTCTGCGCTGTTGTGGAGAACACCGCCCTAATCTCAGCGCATCCATCATGTTAACGCTGGTTATTTTAGTGGTTGGCTTACCGCTCATTATTACTATTTTTATGCTGCAACAAGAAGGTCGTCATCTTTATCTGAACCTCGAACAACAACTCAGTTCTGGTGATCTCAATCTGCCAGCATTTATTTTACAGCTGCCAGTAATTGGACCTGAAGTAGCCCGTATTATGGAACAGATTAATGCTGAGCCAGGCAGCCTATCGCAGACCATTGCAACATGGTTACAGGGGCATCTCAGTTATGGTAAGGCTGTGGTGAATGAAATTAGTCGTAACCTGATTAAACTGTTCTTTGTGTTATTAACTCTATTCTTCTTTTACCGCGATGGTAAAACCATTTTGCAACAAGTCAGCCAAGCCTTAGAGAATATTATCGGTCCACGTGTGCATCATTATCTGGATACGATTTCTGAAACCACACGTGCCGTTGTTTATGGCGTAGGGCTAACCGCTATTGCTCAAGCACTGTTGGCAGGACTCAGTTATTTTGTTGCCGGAGTTCCCAACCCCACAGTCCTGACGTTGGTAACATTTTTATTTGCATTAATTCCATTTGGAACGCCTTTTGCCTATGGTGCAGTATCACTCTGGTTATTTTCACAAGGTCAGACCATTGAATCCATCGGCGTCATGCTTTGGGGTATTGGCATCGTCAGTACGGCAGATAATGTCATTCGACCGATTGTGATTTCTGGCGCTACACGTATTCCATTTATTTTGATTATGTTTGGTGTGCTGGGTGGTATAGCCAGTTTTGGTTTTGTTGGTTTATTTATTGGACCAGTTATTTTAGCGATTTTATTGGCGATTTGGCGTGAGTGGCTGCATGAGAAAAGAGAAAGCATGCAGGTCCCTAAAACCACCCTGCTGTATGATGATGAGAATGATGCATGA
- the sodC gene encoding superoxide dismutase [Cu-Zn] SodC, translated as MSLKLLKLSACCSIAAAALLGCNTATTQTENLSQTTVHRVTVHAVSPAGVGAAIGTVKLSDSAQGLVIENDLSQLTPGYHGFHIHEKGSCEPAEKDGKMGAALAAGGHFNPNNAPHHGTPNDGHLGDLPVLNVDSDGKAQTTVIAPRLKLADIKGLAIMVHEGGDNYSDSPAPLGGGGNRVACGII; from the coding sequence ATGTCATTAAAATTATTAAAACTGAGTGCTTGCTGTAGTATTGCAGCAGCCGCTTTATTGGGGTGTAACACAGCAACCACACAAACAGAAAATCTCAGTCAAACAACTGTACATCGTGTCACTGTACATGCGGTAAGCCCTGCAGGGGTCGGTGCTGCCATTGGTACAGTAAAACTCAGTGACAGCGCGCAAGGATTGGTTATTGAAAATGACTTATCCCAATTAACCCCAGGCTATCATGGCTTCCACATCCATGAAAAAGGCTCTTGTGAACCAGCTGAAAAAGATGGCAAGATGGGGGCAGCATTGGCGGCAGGTGGTCATTTTAACCCGAACAATGCACCACATCACGGCACGCCCAATGATGGTCACTTAGGTGATTTACCGGTACTCAATGTCGACAGTGATGGTAAAGCCCAAACCACGGTCATTGCACCACGGTTAAAATTGGCAGACATCAAAGGGCTTGCCATTATGGTACATGAGGGAGGTGATAACTATTCTGATAGCCCTGCGCCACTAGGTGGCGGAGGTAACCGTGTAGCTTGCGGTATTATCTAA
- the yccS gene encoding YccS family putative transporter, translating into MTAWQALRQHLSSNSLLLYCIQIAIVLSGTTLGLYFLDNQSLIVPVTLGAIAAALTDFDDRLSIRLRNLIYVCVLFFAVSSLLSLIYPYKILFVVYFSLSSAALILLGALGQRYAVISFGAVLLSIYTLFGIGEYPHWSTQASYFVLGALYYGLSSIIFYLLKPTQALQDNLAQSFSQIADLLYAKARLFDPDNYDNVEQLLYTLSQYNTPIVHSLNQTKRALLTRLKASRANATTIYWLDLYFLAQDLHEHASSNFVHYQQLQTQFSRSDLIYRIQKNIRLLAQSCQHISQCILHRQNYQENPEQRYALTQLEYSMQDWISANPKQLQVKNLKLILNNLTSLQEQLQRLSQQQSIESPKNSQQVEHLKLLDDDIQGLGDLWLKLKQHLNTDSALFRHAVRIAVVFLIGNLISLLPITEHGYWILLTSLFVCQTSYFATKSRLKLRTLGTVLGVFLGIPILYFVPSMTGQLLLTIIFGVCFFYLRSKKYAMATLMATLMVLLIFNLKGAGYSVILPRIIDTLLGCLIAWFAVSFIWPDWNFRNISRNIRQSNLNSMAYFDEVVQQYLQGRNNHTAYRKARRYAHNAQIELSNMISSLSTEPHPNAELIQQAFRYLVYSHSQLSYIAALGSHRQYTAQTAIRQLLINCQQLLQHSVVQQQPLDEQQLQQLSTQIAALSFGNDHDEHILLVLKQLSLLLETLPEFLLLQQQLLAWEIR; encoded by the coding sequence ATGACAGCTTGGCAAGCGCTACGACAGCACCTTAGCAGTAACTCTTTATTGCTGTATTGCATACAAATTGCAATTGTACTCAGTGGCACCACACTGGGATTATATTTTCTTGATAATCAGTCACTCATCGTCCCGGTGACCTTAGGTGCTATTGCAGCAGCGCTCACAGATTTTGATGATCGCCTAAGTATTCGGCTTAGAAATCTCATTTATGTCTGTGTTTTATTTTTTGCAGTCAGTAGCCTATTAAGCCTCATCTATCCTTATAAAATACTGTTTGTGGTTTATTTTTCTTTATCCAGTGCTGCTTTGATTTTATTGGGTGCCTTGGGACAACGTTATGCGGTTATTTCGTTTGGTGCAGTCTTATTATCTATCTATACACTCTTTGGTATCGGTGAATATCCACACTGGTCGACCCAAGCCAGTTATTTTGTGTTAGGCGCTTTATATTATGGTCTGAGCTCGATCATTTTTTATTTACTCAAACCGACGCAAGCATTACAAGATAATCTCGCGCAAAGCTTTAGCCAAATTGCCGACCTACTCTATGCCAAAGCACGGCTATTTGATCCCGATAATTATGACAATGTCGAACAACTGCTCTATACCCTGTCACAGTACAATACGCCTATAGTGCACAGTCTAAATCAAACCAAACGCGCATTACTGACCCGTCTAAAAGCCTCACGTGCCAATGCCACTACCATTTACTGGTTAGATTTATATTTTCTAGCCCAAGATTTACATGAGCATGCCAGCTCCAATTTTGTCCATTATCAACAACTACAAACACAATTTAGTCGCAGTGATTTGATTTACCGTATTCAAAAAAATATTCGTTTACTGGCACAGTCCTGCCAACACATTTCACAATGTATTTTGCATCGTCAAAACTATCAGGAAAATCCAGAACAACGCTATGCCCTGACACAACTAGAATACTCTATGCAAGACTGGATCAGTGCCAATCCCAAACAATTACAAGTTAAAAACCTTAAACTGATTTTAAATAATCTCACATCACTGCAAGAGCAATTGCAACGTCTCAGCCAACAACAAAGCATAGAATCACCGAAAAATAGCCAGCAAGTTGAACATCTCAAACTGTTAGATGACGATATTCAAGGGCTCGGTGATTTATGGCTCAAGCTCAAGCAGCACCTCAATACCGACTCGGCTCTTTTTCGTCATGCGGTTCGTATTGCGGTGGTCTTTCTGATCGGTAATCTGATCTCCTTACTGCCCATCACAGAACACGGTTATTGGATTTTATTAACCAGTTTATTTGTTTGTCAGACCAGTTATTTTGCGACCAAAAGTCGCTTAAAACTCCGCACCCTCGGTACGGTTCTAGGGGTATTCCTCGGTATTCCAATTCTGTATTTTGTTCCCAGCATGACTGGACAATTATTATTGACCATTATTTTTGGCGTATGCTTTTTTTATTTACGTTCCAAAAAATATGCCATGGCAACCCTCATGGCCACCTTGATGGTATTGTTAATTTTCAATTTAAAAGGCGCAGGTTATAGCGTCATTCTGCCCCGTATTATCGACACGCTATTGGGCTGTTTAATCGCATGGTTTGCTGTCAGTTTTATCTGGCCAGATTGGAACTTTAGAAATATTAGTCGCAATATTCGTCAGAGTAACCTCAATAGCATGGCTTATTTTGATGAAGTGGTACAACAGTATTTGCAGGGGCGCAATAACCATACTGCTTATCGCAAAGCACGGCGCTATGCGCATAATGCGCAGATTGAACTATCCAATATGATTTCGAGTTTAAGTACCGAACCACACCCCAATGCTGAACTAATCCAGCAAGCTTTTCGTTATCTGGTTTATAGTCATAGTCAATTGAGCTATATCGCCGCTTTGGGTAGCCATCGGCAGTACACGGCACAAACTGCCATCCGCCAATTACTCATAAACTGCCAGCAGCTATTACAACACAGCGTAGTCCAGCAACAACCGCTTGATGAACAACAATTACAGCAATTGAGTACGCAAATTGCTGCGCTCAGTTTCGGCAATGATCATGATGAACACATATTATTGGTACTCAAACAACTGAGTTTGCTATTAGAAACTTTGCCTGAGTTTTTATTATTACAACAGCAATTATTGGCTTGGGAAATTCGCTAA
- the craA gene encoding chloramphenicol efflux MFS transporter CraA yields MQKVPTTTLSRATLMFPLALVLFEFSVYIGNDLVQPAMLAVTRDFGVSSTWAPSSMSFYLLGGACVAWLLGPLSDRLGRKKVLLGGVLFFVLTCLLILLTQNIYQFLALRFLQGFGLTVISAVGYAAIQESFAERDAIKVMALMANISLLAPLLGPVVGAGLIEHVSWHWGFIGIAAMAGLSWFGLKSKMPDIQVSVPKRSLRYMLQDFKQVYHNKRFLIMTASLPLLSMPLMLWIALSPVMLVDELGLSSVEYGLSQFPILGALILGNLVLVRIVDKYPLGKTVLIGVPIMLVGALILLFGTFHQDYVLPCILLGLSLISFGEGIGFSIVYRLALMSSEVSKGTVAAAISLLLMTLFFSIIEIARVLYEHFHIISFAFCCLVLLLLWFTLPRTELKKIMQERAANQQF; encoded by the coding sequence ATGCAAAAGGTTCCAACTACCACCTTGAGCCGCGCTACGTTAATGTTTCCATTGGCATTGGTGCTGTTCGAATTTTCGGTATATATCGGAAATGATTTAGTCCAACCTGCGATGCTTGCCGTTACACGAGACTTCGGCGTGAGTAGCACATGGGCACCGTCATCCATGTCTTTTTATTTATTGGGTGGGGCTTGTGTCGCCTGGTTATTAGGACCTTTATCCGATCGTTTAGGTCGTAAAAAAGTATTGCTCGGTGGCGTACTCTTTTTTGTACTGACCTGTTTATTGATTTTATTGACGCAAAATATTTATCAGTTTCTGGCTTTGCGTTTTTTACAAGGCTTTGGTCTGACGGTCATTTCTGCTGTCGGCTATGCTGCAATCCAAGAAAGTTTTGCGGAACGTGATGCTATTAAGGTGATGGCGTTGATGGCAAATATTTCGCTATTGGCACCTTTATTAGGTCCTGTGGTCGGTGCAGGACTGATAGAACATGTCTCTTGGCATTGGGGCTTTATTGGTATTGCTGCCATGGCTGGGCTCAGTTGGTTTGGTCTCAAAAGCAAAATGCCAGATATACAAGTCTCTGTTCCCAAACGTTCGCTACGTTATATGCTGCAAGATTTTAAACAGGTTTATCACAATAAGCGTTTTTTAATCATGACGGCATCATTGCCTTTGCTAAGTATGCCACTGATGCTTTGGATCGCGTTATCCCCCGTGATGTTGGTCGATGAATTGGGCTTGAGTAGTGTTGAATATGGTCTAAGTCAATTTCCCATTCTCGGTGCTTTAATTTTGGGTAATTTGGTTTTGGTGCGGATCGTAGATAAATATCCATTGGGCAAAACTGTTTTAATCGGTGTACCGATTATGTTGGTCGGTGCCTTGATTTTATTATTCGGTACTTTTCATCAAGACTATGTGTTGCCTTGTATTTTACTGGGTTTGAGCTTGATTAGTTTTGGTGAGGGAATTGGATTTTCTATTGTTTATCGTTTGGCATTAATGTCATCTGAAGTTTCAAAAGGAACGGTTGCTGCAGCCATTTCATTATTATTAATGACTTTGTTCTTTAGTATTATTGAAATTGCCCGCGTGTTATATGAGCATTTTCATATCATCTCCTTTGCTTTCTGTTGTTTGGTATTGCTATTACTGTGGTTTACTTTACCGCGTACAGAGCTTAAAAAGATCATGCAAGAACGTGCTGCCAATCAGCAGTTCTAA
- a CDS encoding FAD-dependent oxidoreductase: MPTTTSLHFAIIGAGTAGLAAAIVLAKLNIRVSLYEQAPRLAPVGAGLLLQPAGLAVFEHLGLLTQVQQLTAEISGLKGCLPDGRLVVDSHYSQADTAYYGLGIHRASLCHVLQQGLLPYRDLIDCHFNTRIQRIEEQSQHVLLHGEVISQQPTQQSSQAFQQVHDAVFIANGARSQLRPAAWVKIEQVYPWGAAWCIVPEQQDHTLFEQKILHQYYAGAQVMLGILPSGCIPHAPTQRLSSIFWSMPSKQLPAFIQQHDHEVWLQQIAQHWPKVAQHLAQIWQHSAQPPQWLAAEYRDVVLKRFGMGRIGLIGDAAHAMSPQLGQGANMALLDAWALGQAIQQARQHEQMDWAKLWQHYHLLRQPSTAFYQTLSRLLTPLYQSHSRSAGYFRDVCFPLMNQIPYLQRQMALTIAGLKRNALQQFSYADIAKTCR; the protein is encoded by the coding sequence ATGCCGACAACAACAAGTTTACATTTTGCCATTATTGGAGCAGGAACCGCTGGCTTAGCTGCCGCGATCGTGCTCGCCAAACTTAATATACGGGTCAGTCTTTATGAACAAGCACCGCGCTTAGCCCCTGTAGGAGCTGGCTTGTTGTTACAACCCGCTGGCTTAGCAGTGTTTGAACACTTAGGATTATTAACGCAGGTTCAGCAACTGACTGCTGAGATTTCTGGTTTAAAAGGTTGCTTGCCAGATGGTCGTTTGGTGGTCGATAGCCATTATTCACAAGCAGATACTGCGTATTATGGCCTGGGTATTCATCGTGCTAGCTTATGCCATGTGCTACAACAAGGTCTCTTGCCCTATCGCGATCTGATCGACTGCCACTTCAATACACGCATTCAGCGGATTGAGGAACAGTCACAGCATGTACTCCTCCATGGTGAAGTCATATCACAGCAGCCAACGCAACAATCGTCTCAAGCTTTTCAACAGGTTCATGATGCCGTGTTCATTGCCAATGGTGCGCGCAGCCAATTACGTCCCGCCGCTTGGGTCAAAATCGAGCAAGTTTATCCTTGGGGTGCAGCCTGGTGTATTGTGCCAGAACAGCAAGATCACACCCTGTTTGAACAGAAAATTTTGCATCAATACTATGCCGGTGCTCAAGTCATGCTGGGCATCCTACCCTCGGGCTGTATACCACATGCCCCCACACAGCGTCTCAGCAGCATTTTTTGGAGCATGCCGAGCAAGCAGCTTCCCGCCTTTATCCAACAACATGATCATGAAGTTTGGCTACAGCAGATTGCACAACATTGGCCCAAAGTTGCACAACACTTGGCACAGATTTGGCAACATAGCGCACAGCCACCACAATGGCTGGCGGCTGAATATCGAGATGTGGTCCTCAAGCGCTTTGGCATGGGGCGTATTGGTTTGATCGGTGATGCAGCACATGCCATGAGCCCGCAATTAGGGCAAGGTGCCAACATGGCATTGCTCGATGCTTGGGCACTGGGACAAGCGATACAACAAGCACGTCAGCACGAACAAATGGACTGGGCAAAACTATGGCAGCATTATCATCTACTGAGACAACCTTCGACCGCTTTTTATCAAACGCTGAGTCGACTGCTCACCCCTTTATACCAATCACACAGCCGTAGTGCGGGCTATTTTCGTGATGTCTGTTTTCCACTGATGAATCAAATTCCCTATTTACAAAGACAGATGGCATTGACCATTGCAGGTCTAAAGCGTAATGCCTTACAACAATTTTCCTATGCTGACATCGCCAAAACTTGCCGTTAG
- a CDS encoding saccharopine dehydrogenase family protein: MKVLAIGGSGGMGRAAVRAALSFDFIEEIIIAGIDADLGERFAASLNDPRARSIFLDVTDQEQLRYAIAAVDVVLNSAGPFFRFGVPILSAAIAEGKHYCDICDDWQPTVAMLELHEQAKQNNVIAVIGLGASPGIINLLCVKAAQQLDRVDRIISAWKLSGAVNADDGFQTAPVAGSVDAAAVHLMHCLSEKIRIIREGKSIETDALEHSTIDFPEFGLMDVWSLGHPEAITLPRHFTQLQSCYNGMLGIADWVDSLRQAAQAIAAGQISVDDAARKILQQVQQDAPTTQASPVAVKTPGSFAFAAGLKDNKPTRVGAYLKHLPAGGMATLTGIPQALFLPLLQQGHFQHAGVFSPEQVIDPDAFFALFDGFCGSEGAGVTVLTAQDSAAL; this comes from the coding sequence ATGAAAGTATTAGCAATAGGTGGTAGTGGTGGTATGGGACGTGCTGCCGTTCGTGCAGCATTAAGCTTTGACTTTATTGAAGAAATCATTATAGCGGGCATCGATGCTGACTTAGGAGAGCGTTTTGCTGCATCCCTCAACGACCCGCGCGCCCGTAGTATCTTTTTAGATGTCACCGATCAAGAACAACTGCGATATGCGATTGCCGCAGTCGATGTGGTCCTCAACTCAGCAGGACCTTTCTTCCGTTTTGGCGTTCCCATTTTGTCTGCGGCCATTGCTGAAGGCAAACACTATTGCGATATTTGTGATGACTGGCAGCCAACCGTAGCCATGCTGGAATTACATGAACAAGCCAAACAAAATAATGTCATTGCTGTTATTGGTTTAGGTGCAAGTCCAGGCATTATTAACCTGCTCTGTGTCAAAGCAGCGCAGCAATTGGATCGTGTTGATCGCATTATTTCGGCCTGGAAACTCTCGGGTGCCGTCAATGCCGATGATGGTTTTCAAACAGCACCCGTTGCAGGCAGTGTTGATGCCGCTGCAGTACACTTAATGCATTGTTTGTCTGAAAAAATTCGGATTATTCGCGAAGGTAAAAGCATTGAAACCGATGCACTGGAACACTCGACTATTGATTTCCCTGAGTTTGGTTTAATGGACGTTTGGTCATTGGGGCATCCAGAAGCCATTACCTTGCCACGGCACTTTACGCAATTACAAAGCTGTTATAACGGCATGTTAGGCATTGCTGATTGGGTTGATAGTTTACGCCAAGCTGCCCAAGCCATTGCTGCTGGACAAATCAGTGTCGATGATGCAGCACGCAAAATATTGCAACAGGTACAGCAAGATGCCCCAACGACTCAAGCCAGTCCCGTGGCAGTAAAAACCCCGGGCTCATTTGCTTTTGCTGCGGGTCTCAAAGACAACAAACCGACGCGCGTCGGTGCCTACTTAAAACACTTGCCAGCAGGTGGGATGGCCACCCTGACCGGTATTCCACAAGCATTATTTTTACCCTTGTTGCAGCAAGGTCATTTCCAACACGCAGGCGTCTTTTCACCAGAGCAAGTTATAGATCCAGATGCCTTCTTTGCATTGTTTGATGGTTTTTGTGGTTCAGAAGGTGCTGGCGTGACCGTACTCACCGCACAAGATAGCGCGGCACTTTAA
- the hisIE gene encoding bifunctional phosphoribosyl-AMP cyclohydrolase/phosphoribosyl-ATP diphosphatase HisIE: protein MANTQWLDEVKFNQQGLIPAIAQDHRSGRVLMVAWMNREALSLSAEKNQAVYYSRSRQKLWHKGEESGHFQSIHEIRLDCDADVIILSVEQHGGIACHTGRESCFYRKLTAHGWEVVDAQLKDPTQIYAEKSPSPNAHSQVMQASNAQAEQVEVLNYLADLMQQRKTANPDSSYIAQLYHKGLNKILEKVGEESIELILAAKEYAQDPCADHKNDFIYEVADVWFHSIIALGYFDIDPQVVLNELARRQGLSGLVEKANRQA, encoded by the coding sequence ATGGCAAATACGCAATGGCTTGATGAAGTCAAATTTAATCAACAAGGTCTAATCCCTGCCATTGCTCAGGATCATCGTAGCGGTCGCGTGTTGATGGTGGCATGGATGAACCGTGAAGCCCTGAGCTTGAGCGCTGAAAAAAATCAAGCCGTTTATTATTCTCGTTCTCGCCAAAAACTTTGGCATAAAGGCGAAGAGTCGGGGCATTTTCAAAGTATTCATGAAATCCGCTTAGACTGTGATGCCGACGTGATCATCTTATCTGTCGAACAACACGGCGGCATTGCCTGTCATACCGGGCGCGAGTCCTGCTTCTACCGTAAACTCACGGCACACGGTTGGGAGGTGGTGGATGCTCAGCTTAAAGATCCAACACAGATCTATGCCGAAAAAAGCCCAAGCCCAAATGCACATAGCCAAGTCATGCAAGCTTCCAATGCACAAGCTGAACAAGTTGAAGTTCTCAACTATTTGGCAGACTTGATGCAACAGCGTAAAACGGCGAATCCCGATAGCTCTTATATTGCTCAGCTTTACCATAAAGGGCTCAACAAGATCCTCGAAAAAGTCGGTGAAGAAAGCATAGAGCTGATTCTAGCAGCCAAAGAATATGCACAAGACCCTTGTGCCGACCATAAAAATGACTTTATCTATGAAGTGGCTGATGTCTGGTTCCATAGTATTATCGCGCTAGGCTATTTCGATATCGACCCACAAGTTGTGCTCAATGAATTGGCACGCCGCCAAGGGCTATCTGGCTTAGTGGAAAAAGCCAATCGTCAAGCATAA
- a CDS encoding AraC family transcriptional regulator, producing the protein MHYHHGHLDYPIFAFAQHYAHGCTEPFHQHDRIQLLHSLSGAIHVQTRQGIWVIPPNKGVWIPAQTEHCIKIYGQVEAHGVFIDPYARADLANHCQVVAISPLLSELINSALSIQHAVQAHSRDERLLQLILDEVRFLEQLPFQLPEAKSATLQNICLYLSQNLGQNISLEQLAQQFHLSSKTISRYFLREMQMSFGHWQRQAKLLHALTALSLNTPILTIALDLGYDSPSAFSYMFKREMGCTPSQYLKTAPTIDA; encoded by the coding sequence ATGCATTATCATCATGGTCATCTTGACTATCCTATTTTTGCCTTTGCACAGCATTATGCACATGGTTGTACCGAACCCTTTCACCAACACGACCGCATTCAGTTATTACACAGTTTAAGTGGCGCGATCCACGTACAAACACGGCAAGGCATCTGGGTCATTCCCCCCAATAAAGGGGTATGGATTCCTGCACAGACTGAACATTGTATTAAGATTTATGGTCAGGTCGAAGCCCATGGGGTGTTTATCGATCCCTATGCCAGAGCCGATTTAGCCAATCACTGCCAAGTGGTCGCGATTAGCCCTTTACTGTCCGAATTGATCAATAGTGCACTGAGCATTCAACATGCTGTACAAGCGCATAGCCGCGATGAACGTCTGCTACAATTGATCTTAGATGAAGTTCGTTTCTTGGAACAATTGCCTTTTCAGCTACCCGAAGCCAAATCGGCAACGCTACAGAATATTTGTCTGTATCTTAGTCAAAATCTTGGACAAAACATCAGCTTAGAACAATTAGCCCAACAGTTTCATTTGAGCAGTAAAACCATTAGCCGTTATTTTTTACGCGAAATGCAAATGAGTTTTGGGCACTGGCAACGACAAGCCAAATTATTACACGCGTTAACTGCGCTCTCTCTCAACACACCGATTCTCACCATTGCACTTGATCTCGGCTATGACAGCCCGAGTGCTTTTAGTTATATGTTTAAGCGTGAAATGGGCTGTACCCCAAGCCAATATCTCAAAACCGCACCGACGATTGATGCTTAA